A stretch of DNA from Thalassospiraceae bacterium LMO-SO8:
GACAACGTCAAGTCCCTGACCGAAACCCTGGGTGCGAGTGAAAAACGCAACCTGATGACCGCCGTCGGCAGCATCCTGAAAACCCATTCGCTCGGCGGCAGCACCGCGGGCCAGCTGGACGCCGAGAACTTCGCCTATGTCCACGGCGGCGACGTCGATCCCGAGGCCGTGAACATGAAGGTCGAGGAAGCGGCCCAACAGCTTCTCGGCGACAAGGCCGCCGAGTTCGGCGCCCGTTCTTCGACCCTGGACGCCGATGGTGCCGGGCTCAGCGAGGACCAGGTCGCCCGCGCCCTGGTCCATACCATGCAGCAGTTCTGTACCGGCAAGGCCAGGTTGCCGGTCGAGAAACTGTCCGACGCGCTCGACGACATGATGCAGGACACGGTGGAAACCGTGAAATTCATCAAGGACACGACGGAACGCTGCGACTTCGATCTGGTGTTCATGCCGATCTGCGACCTGCGCCTGGGCCGGGTTCATCATTTCGAGGCCCTGTCCCGGTTCCGCGACCAGACCCGCGCCAAGACCACGTTCCAGATCATCACCCTTGCCGAACAGTTGGGCCTGATCGTCGATTTCGATTTTGCCGTGGTCCGTCAGGTCATGGACATTCTGGGCCATATGGCGAAGCGCGGGCCGTTGCCGCCGGTGGCGGTCAACCTGTCGTCCCTGTCGCTGGCCCAGCCGCAGTTCGTGCAGCGCCTGATCCAGGTTCTCGAAAGCCGCCGCGACATGAACCGCCGGGTGATGTTCGAGCTGACGGAATCGGCCGAGGCCGAAGACCTGGAAACCCTGAACAAGGTGATCCAGGAAATCCGCTCGCGCGGGTTCCAGTTCTGTCTCGACGATTTCGGCGCGGGATCCGCCAGCTTCGATTACCTCAATGCCCTCGACGTCGACGTGGTCAAGTTCGACGGCCCCGTGGTGCGTCGGGCCTGCGCCTCGGACAAGGGCCGCGACATGCTGTCGTCGATGGCCAAGATGTGCTCGTCCGCGGGCGTGCACACGGTCGCGGAAATGGTCGAAGACAAGGAAGCCGCCAACAAGCTGTTCTATTGCGGCATCGACTACGGCCAGGGCTGGTATTTCGGCAAGCCCAGCCCCGATCCCTTCACCTTCGCCGACCGCTTCATCGGTGCGGATTAGGCGCGTCTTGAAAAATTAGGTTAGGACGCGCGGCCCTTGTAGGGGTTCTCGATCGCGTCGACGACGGATTGCAGGACTTCGCGGACCTGGGCCTCGTCGCAGCCCATGAGGATCGCATCCTCGAAGGCATCCTGGCAGTACTGGCGGATTTCCTCGAGGTTCTCGTTCAGGACCTTCAGCTTCTCCTCGCAGGACACCAGTTCACCGTCCGGCTGGCGCCAGGTGATCTCCGATCCGATGGGTGAACGTAAGCTGGTCATGGGTCCGTCCGCGGTCCTTGGGTTATCGCGCGGCGCCGGTCCGATGGCTTGGTCGCGGCGCTGAGCCCTAAATGTAATATCTTCGCCGCCGGGTGCAAGTCCCCTTGGCGGCCGGGCGGGGGTCAGGCGCCGGCGGCCCGGCTCTTGAGGCCGCGGTCGTCATCGTCGTCCTTGGGGGCGTCATAGACAGAC
This window harbors:
- a CDS encoding EAL domain-containing protein encodes the protein MNEIALNGLGAAMTDADRDDTVGKTGAAAKAKPAAKSRIQGKTDRERFVALAFCRADLLLELDGNYNIAFAAGVTPVLGATPETLLGSSFLDFVGDEHKTYARDLLAGGGRNGRLEDVVLDLKSIAGKRIPVVFSGYRMPDFEDHYFLALKVEPVRKTHVPAEDLIEDEWSGVLERESFTRAAIERIQDYDRTGARGQLTFVRLDNVKSLTETLGASEKRNLMTAVGSILKTHSLGGSTAGQLDAENFAYVHGGDVDPEAVNMKVEEAAQQLLGDKAAEFGARSSTLDADGAGLSEDQVARALVHTMQQFCTGKARLPVEKLSDALDDMMQDTVETVKFIKDTTERCDFDLVFMPICDLRLGRVHHFEALSRFRDQTRAKTTFQIITLAEQLGLIVDFDFAVVRQVMDILGHMAKRGPLPPVAVNLSSLSLAQPQFVQRLIQVLESRRDMNRRVMFELTESAEAEDLETLNKVIQEIRSRGFQFCLDDFGAGSASFDYLNALDVDVVKFDGPVVRRACASDKGRDMLSSMAKMCSSAGVHTVAEMVEDKEAANKLFYCGIDYGQGWYFGKPSPDPFTFADRFIGAD